The genomic stretch CCCATCCCGACCTGCGACGAGGACCCCACCCAGGATCGCTGCCCCGTCACCCGGCCCGACGGCGACTCGAACTTCGACACGCGATTCAACTCGGGCCTGATCCTGGGCGGCCTTCGCCTCGGCTTCGGCGGCGGCCCCGCCCCGGTGGCTTACATCCCGCCACCGGTCGTCCCGGAGACGCCGTACACGCCGCCGCCGCCGCCGGTCGTCGAGACGCCGATGGTGTGTGACCTCGTCGAGCTCAACTCGATCTACTTCGATTACGGCACCGGCACGCTGGACCGCCGCGCGCGGACGCTGCTCGACGAGAACGTGGAGCTGCTGCTCTCGAACTCGGCCTGCTGCGTCTTCATCGACGGCTACACCGACACGCCGGAAGGCAACAGCTTCGGCATGGGCCTCGCAGGCCGCCGGGCACAGGCCGTCTACGACTACTACCTGAGCCAGGGTGTCGGCGCGAGCCGCCTCCAGATCCGCAACCGCGGCGTCGCCGCGCCGGACTGCGACAAGGAGGATCCGGGGCCGGGCTGCGAGCGCAACCGGCGCGTCGAGTCGCTCCCGGTCGACTGCGAGCGGTTCCGCTTCCTGCTGGAGAACCCCTCCTACGACCCCTACTAGGCTGGCGGGCGTTCGGGGCCGACCGGTCCCCGCGACCGATCGGTCTTCCGCCAGCGGCCCTGCTCCCTTCGGGGGGCAGGGCCGCCTTCGTTCGTGGCGGTATCCTCCCTCTCCCCCCGACACCATCCATGCGCCCTGTTCTCGCCGCGTGCCTGCTGCTCGTTCTCAGCGGCTGCTTCCAGTCCTCCTCCGTCCTGACGGTCCGCTCGGACGGGACCGCCACGTTGCGCGACGAGGTCACCCTCTCAGGGATGGCGCTGATGGCGATCGGCCAGTCCGACGATCCTGCGTTCAACGCCTCTGAGAGTGAAGCCCGCGCGGCTGCCATGGGGGGCGGCGCACGCCTCCGGTCCTTCGAAGCACGAGAGGACGGGTACACCGCGATCTACGACATCGACGACGTCGGGGGCCTCACGCTCGGACCGCCCGCCGGGTCCCCGGGCGAAGCCGAGGAGCTCTCTGTCTCGTTCGACTTCGATGCCGGCGACCCGGCAGTGCTGCGGATTCTGGTCCCCAAGCCCGCTCCATCGAAGTCCACCTCGTCTGCCGAGTCCGAGGAGAACGGCGAAGACGAGATGGGCGCCCAGATGCTCGGGATGATGCGAAGCATGATCGGTGACGCCCGCCTCACGATGGCCGTCGAGGTGGAGGGCGAGGTCATCGACTCGAATGCGGCCGCGCGCGATGGAGGCCACGTCACGATCCTGGATCTCCCGTTCATGGCCATCCTCGACGCGATGGAGGAGAACCCCGCGCTCGCCGAGAGTGCATCCAGCCCGGCGTCTCGGATGGCCGAGATGAATGCCATCGAGGGCGTCGTCATCTCCACGCCGGGCACGACCCGCATCCGCTTCCGCTAGCCCCTGGCCTTTCCCACCATGCGTCTCGCCCTCCTCTTCGTCACCACGCTCGTCCTGAGCGGCTGCTTCCAGGTGACCTCGCTGATCACCGTCCACGCCGACGGCTCGGCGACGCTCCGCGACCAGATCACGCTGTCCGGGTTCGGGCTGATGGCGCTCGCCGAGGCCGCCGAGGGTGGCGAGCCTCTTTTCGACGAGGCCACCATGGCCGCCCGGGCCGACAGCCTGGGCGAAGGCGTTCGCCTGCTGGCATTCGAGGAGCGCGAGGACGGCTACACGGCGGTCTATGCCATCGACGACATCCGAACGTTCCGCTATGGATCGCCGGGCGCCGGCGACTCCGACTCGCCATCCGGCAACGCCAACGGCATCCCACTGGCGTTCGACTTCGAAGCGGGCGACCCAGCGGTCCTACGCGTGCTCGTGCCCAAGCCGCCTCCCGCAAAGTCAGAGGGTGAGGCCGAGGAGACCGACGCCGAGGCGGAAGCGATGGCGCTCGGCATGATGCGGAGCTTCGTCGGCGACGCGCGCGTCACGGTGTCGGTCGAGGTCGAGGGTGACATCGTCGACACGAACGCCACCGTGGTGGACGGCGCCCGCGTGACGCTCTACGATGTCCCCTTTCTCGCGGTGATCGACGCGATGGCCGGGAGCGAGTCCGGCATGCCCAGCGACCCGTCCAACTTCCCGGCCCTGTTGGAGCAGATCGGCGAGGTCGACGGCGTCCAGGTGCCGGCGCCGGGAACGATCCGAGTCCGCTTCCGCTAGCGCCTAGTACTCGGTCGGCGAGGCGTCGCGGCGGCGCGTCTTGGTGACGGCCAGCAGGATGCCGAGGCCGAGCATGACGATGCCCCCGGCGCCGATCCAGGCCGCCGGGATGCCCGCCAGGTGGGCGACCATTGCGAGGCCCGCGGTGAGGACGAGGAAGCCGAGGAGGTAGACAGAGAGGGAAGACATGATGGTAGGGAGAGGGGCCGCCTCACACGGCGCGGACGCCGGGTGGCTCCCAGCCCCCTTTCAGCCGTCGCCGCTGTCACGGGATCGCGACCGATCCCGCCTCGGGACCTGCGTGGGGAGATCCCGGAGTCGGCGCGCGGAGCGACCTCCGTGCGGCCCAGGCCGTACACCCGAGACCGATTCCCACGCTTCGATGCTGTCTCAGAAAACCCGCTGGATCCTCCTCTCCGGCCTCGCCGCCACCGGCACGGCCTTCGTCACCCGCTCCCTGCTGCGTCGTGGCTGGCACGCCGCTGCGGGCGAGGACCCGCCGCTCAACCCGGCCTCCTCCGAGACGGCCTGGACCGAGGCCCTCGTGTGGACGGTCTCTGCGAGCGTCGTCGCGGGCCTGTCGCGACTGACGGCACGGCGCGCGGCGGCGTCTCTGATGGATGGCCCGGTGCCCGAGGACCGCTACGCGTGACCCTAGGCGGGCTCGCCGTAGACGAACCGTGGCGCCCCGGTCGGCACCGTCCGCACGCCCTCCGGCATCCCGACCTCGGGCAGCGGGTGGGCCGACTCGAAGCCCGGAGGCAGCGGGTTCGGCTCGGCCCAGAGCGTGCCGCGCGTCGTCTCCATCAGCACATGGTCGCCTGCGCGTCCGAGCACGTAGTCGCGCGTGAGGGGCACCTTGCCGTCGGGCGTGTCGAGGACGTAGGTCGGAACGGCGAACCCGGACGTGTGGCCGCGCAACCGGCGCATGATGTCCATGCCCGTCTCGATGGGCGTCCGCAGGTGGGCCGTCCCGCCGATGAGCTGCGCCTGGTAGATGTAGTAGGGCCGGACGCGGGCGGCGACGAGGCGCTCGCAGAGCGCCCGCATCGTGTCGGCGTCGTCGTTGATGCCCGCCAGCAGGACGGTCTGGTTGCCCACCGGCACGCCTGCGTCCGCCAGCCGCTCGCAGGCCGCGACGGCCTCGGGCGTCAGCTCGCGCGGGTGGTTGAAGTGGGTGTTGAGCCAGACCGGGTGGTGCCGCGCCAGCACCGCGCACAGGTCGTCGGTGATGCGCATCGGGTTGACGACCGGCAGCCGGCTCCCGAGGCGGACCACCTCGATGTGGGGGATGCTCCGAAGCTCGGACAGCAGCCAGTCCAGGTTGGCATCCGAGAACACCAGCGGGTCGCCGCCAGTCAGCAGGACGTCGCGGATGGCGGGCGTGGCGCGGAGGTAGGCCAGCCCCTCGCGCAGTTCGTCCTTCCGCATCATGAAGTCGGCGTCGCCGACCATGCGCTTGCGGAGGCAGTAGCGGCAGTACACCGCGCACTCGGACGTGACGCAGAAGGCCACCTTGTCCGGGTAGTTGTGGACGAGGTTCTTGACGGGGCTGTGCCCCACCTCGTCGAGCGGGTCCACGACGCCCACGATGTCCGGCGCGACCTCGCCCGCCTGCGGAACGACGTGCTGGCGGATCGGGCAGGCCGGGTCGACAGGGTCCATCAGGCTCGCGTAGTACGGCGTGATGGTCCAGCGGAACACGTCGGCCGTGGCCTCAATGGCGTGGCGCTCGTCGGCAGTCGGGCGGATGTAACGCTCCAGCGCCTCGGCGGTCGAGACGCGGTGACGCATCTGCCAGCGCCAGTCGTTCCACTCGGCGTCGGACGCGTTGTGCTGCGGAAGGGCGGTCATTCGAGAATCTCAGAGAGCACAGTGACGACATCCGCTCCGGCCCCGTCGCCCCGGTGCACGATCACCCCGTCCGGGTCGATCACGAACGAGGTCGGGTACCCCGTCACTCCGAACGCCTCCGTCACCGGTCGCCCGTCGCGGGTCGGCTCCACGATCTGCGGCCACGTCAGTCCGTGCGCCTCGGTGAACGCGCGGACATCGTCGGCTGCGTCGAGCGCCACGCCGACGATCTCGAACCGGTCGCGCGGGTGGCGGGCGTAGAGCGCGGCGAGCCGAGGCGCGTCGGCGACGCACGGGCTGCACCACGTCCCCCAGAACTCGACCAGCACGTGCCGGTCGCGGAGGTCGCCGAGGCGGAGGGTGTCGCGGACGAGCGTCACCGCCTCAATGTCCGGCGCGAGGTCGCCCACGGCGGGCGCGTCCTGAGCGTGGGCCGCAGAGGCGAACAGAAGCAGGAGCAGCCAGCGCGTCATTCGTCGTCGGGCTTGCGGACGTACGGATAGCGACGGTACTGCTCCAGCACCTGCGAGTCGGTGGTGTCCTCGAAGGTCTCTCCGCAGACGGCGCACGAGAACACGATCCGCTTGGGCGTGCTCGACATGCCATTGAAGAGGGCGAACCAGCCACCGCCGCCGTGCGTCAGGTCGGCACGCGTGGCGTGGTGGTAGCGGTCGTGTCCGCAGGAGCAGGTCGGGCGGGGGTCCATGCCGCAGCGTACCCCTCACCTCGCCCCGCGTTCGCGGACGGTGCGTGGATTCCGGGCTCACCCCAGCGCCCGCCTCAGCGCCGCGCCCAACACGTCCGCGAGGAAGGCGTCGTAGGGCTGGCCGTCCAGTTCGGCGAGGATGGCGAACGTGCCGTCGGGCGCGAACGTCGGGAGCGGGTTGATCTCGATGAACACCGGCACCCCGTCGGCGCCGACGCGGAAGTCGGAGCGCGAGAAGTCTCGGCACTCCAGCGCGCGGTGCGCGAGAAGGGCCGCCTCGGCGAGCGCGCGGTCGAGGTCGGTCGAGAGGTCCCCCTCCACGACGAAGTCCGGGTCGCCTGGCAGCGCGTGGACGCCGATCCCGGACACCGGCTCGATGGCGCGTTGCAGCGGCGGCAGCGCCCGCGCCCCGGCGCCCGTCCCCACCACCCCGACCGTGAACTCAGAGCCGTCCACGAACGCCTCTACGACCACGTCCTGCCTGTACAGCGCGTGCTGACGGGCGGCCTCCGCCCGGAGCGCCTTCGTCGTCTCGCAGCGACTGGACCGAGTGATCCCCTTGGCGGTCCCCTCGTAGCGCGGCTTCACCATCAGCGGGAACGGAAGCCCGGCGGCCACCTCGGCCGCGTCCTGCCCGAGGCCGACCACCACGCCCGTGGGCACGGCCCCGCCCGCTGCCGCGACGACGGTCTTGGTGAGGTGCTTGTCGAGCGAGACCGACAGCGCCAGCGCGTCGCTCCCGATGCACGGCACGCCCGCCAGCTCCAGAAGAACCGGCACGTGCGCCTCCCGGTTGCGGCTGCCGTAGCTCTCCGCGATCGTGAGGGCCGCGTCGAGGAGCAGCGCCCCCCCCCCTATCGCCGCGAGC from Rubrivirga sp. SAORIC476 encodes the following:
- a CDS encoding DUF4235 domain-containing protein, yielding MLSQKTRWILLSGLAATGTAFVTRSLLRRGWHAAAGEDPPLNPASSETAWTEALVWTVSASVVAGLSRLTARRAAASLMDGPVPEDRYA
- a CDS encoding KamA family radical SAM protein, which codes for MTALPQHNASDAEWNDWRWQMRHRVSTAEALERYIRPTADERHAIEATADVFRWTITPYYASLMDPVDPACPIRQHVVPQAGEVAPDIVGVVDPLDEVGHSPVKNLVHNYPDKVAFCVTSECAVYCRYCLRKRMVGDADFMMRKDELREGLAYLRATPAIRDVLLTGGDPLVFSDANLDWLLSELRSIPHIEVVRLGSRLPVVNPMRITDDLCAVLARHHPVWLNTHFNHPRELTPEAVAACERLADAGVPVGNQTVLLAGINDDADTMRALCERLVAARVRPYYIYQAQLIGGTAHLRTPIETGMDIMRRLRGHTSGFAVPTYVLDTPDGKVPLTRDYVLGRAGDHVLMETTRGTLWAEPNPLPPGFESAHPLPEVGMPEGVRTVPTGAPRFVYGEPA
- a CDS encoding peroxiredoxin, which translates into the protein MTRWLLLLLFASAAHAQDAPAVGDLAPDIEAVTLVRDTLRLGDLRDRHVLVEFWGTWCSPCVADAPRLAALYARHPRDRFEIVGVALDAADDVRAFTEAHGLTWPQIVEPTRDGRPVTEAFGVTGYPTSFVIDPDGVIVHRGDGAGADVVTVLSEILE